From a single Pantanalinema sp. genomic region:
- a CDS encoding LysM peptidoglycan-binding domain-containing protein, whose protein sequence is MSVSSRTSPAADDIAFEVLILKQLVAPHSPLWKREALPRRYAEALRSFGLWETPVREAPARRVTSTWKAAALAGMISAAPLSTLPAWAEAQLRVGLSVIDARTGKPLAGARVVGERGELVGVTGADGRLMLMVPSGATDRFVIEKPGYRSFSIVRTQLRDSNLIAMLPTPGQAPIAQATTTPRPVPKATAAPKVVLKPTAAPKVVLKPTATPKVVMKPTEMPKPVSRPTVTPHPVPTIDETPAPVVSPAPAARPAVKPAARRTYVVRRGDSLWLIAKHQMGDATRWGVLFEINQPPLKRAELLRPGMVLQIPVLSERPSAGWVTVRHGDSLWRLAEREYGRGDRWKAIYRSNRSRIGNPHWIQPGARLWVPR, encoded by the coding sequence ATGTCAGTTTCTTCCCGCACCAGCCCCGCTGCAGACGACATCGCCTTCGAGGTCCTGATCCTCAAGCAGTTGGTGGCGCCGCACAGTCCCCTCTGGAAGCGCGAGGCGCTACCCAGGCGCTACGCCGAGGCGTTGCGCTCCTTCGGGCTCTGGGAGACGCCTGTGCGCGAGGCGCCTGCGCGCCGCGTCACGAGCACCTGGAAGGCCGCCGCGCTGGCGGGGATGATCTCGGCAGCGCCGCTCTCCACCCTGCCCGCATGGGCCGAAGCCCAGTTGCGGGTCGGCCTGAGCGTCATCGACGCCCGCACCGGCAAGCCGCTCGCCGGCGCCCGGGTCGTGGGCGAGCGCGGCGAGTTGGTTGGCGTGACGGGGGCCGATGGCCGCCTCATGCTGATGGTGCCGTCCGGGGCGACCGATCGCTTCGTCATCGAGAAACCTGGCTACCGCTCGTTCTCGATCGTGCGGACCCAGCTGCGCGACAGCAACCTGATCGCCATGCTGCCGACCCCGGGCCAGGCACCGATCGCGCAGGCGACGACGACCCCCAGGCCCGTCCCCAAGGCGACGGCGGCCCCCAAGGTCGTCCTGAAGCCGACGGCGGCCCCCAAGGTCGTCCTGAAGCCGACGGCGACCCCCAAGGTCGTCATGAAGCCGACGGAGATGCCCAAGCCCGTCTCGAGGCCGACGGTGACGCCTCACCCTGTGCCCACCATCGACGAGACGCCCGCACCGGTGGTGTCGCCCGCGCCCGCAGCCAGGCCCGCGGTCAAGCCCGCAGCGCGCAGGACCTACGTGGTGCGCCGCGGCGACTCGCTGTGGCTGATCGCCAAGCACCAGATGGGAGACGCGACCCGCTGGGGGGTGCTGTTCGAAATCAATCAGCCGCCGCTCAAGCGAGCTGAGCTGCTTCGGCCCGGCATGGTGCTGCAGATCCCGGTCCTTTCCGAGCGCCCCTCGGCGGGCTGGGTGACCGTGCGCCATGGGGATTCGCTGTGGCGCCTGGCCGAGCGTGAGTACGGTCGCGGCGACAGGTGGAAGGCGATCTACCGCTCCAACCGCTCGCGCATCGGGAACCCGCACTGGATTCAGCCCGGCGCTCGCCTCTGGGTGCCCCG